CCATATGACAGTTTCTAATAATCGACAAAAAAagcgtcagtttttttttctttatcttctccaaTAATTTTCTTATAATAATCTCCTTCCAGAACCTGTTTAGCAGACTTGAGTATCTCGTGATGTAAATACACAGCAAGAAACACGGAGACTTTCCTGGCTCACAGTCAAACCAATGTACAATACGTACGTGCGTTTTACTTTGATGAGAGATATCACAAGTGACAGACAGCCGCACAGAACACTTGGCGaggacattaatcttctctcCGCTGTTAGTGTATATTATATGGGTGTGACGTGGGATGATCGCACGCacgctcttacacacacacacgcgcacacacacacacacacacacacacacacacacacacacacacacacacacacacacacacacacacacacacacacacacacacacacacacacacacacacacacacacatacaaaccatTGCCGCTAAGGGGAGTGAACTGACACGGAAAGTTCCTGTGTGTGGAGATTCGCAGATCTGTTGCGGTATTTGGCTCAAGAAATGCAATCATGCCAAGCCGGAAGTCAGTGTGGTAGAACGCAAAATAATACTATCACAAcaaattatatgtattttttccgagaaaaaaaaagttaagtataTTTATACAATACATGAATAATGAAATGCTAGTGTTATATGCATGGTTACTAAAAACGTTCTTTAGAAACACGTAAACAGTGCATGGCACCGTCACATTTGTTGGAGAATCACGAGACCATCTGCTGGACTACTTCATATGAACAGTAAAGTTCCTTCGGACGAGTCCGCCtcgcctcgtttttttttttttcctgcaatttGCCAGCACGGAACAGTTAATTAAAGGAAGCACCATGTAAACTATAGAAAACGATGACAAACAAATTTTATTATAaagaatcaaaataaaaatagatgccATAGTGTGCTACCACTAGCGATGCTGCACTGGAGAATGTGGGGGAACAATTAGATCTTTTACAGTGCTTCCCATCCTTAATTTAATGGCGGCATACCATGGGCTCCTTGTTGATCGAGCCCAAAGGAGACCTCAGTCTGCCGTGGCTGTAAGTCTTCAGGCGTGAATACTTAATCAGGCTGCTTAGATCGCCTCATCGCTGGCCAACCATTCTGAATAGTTGTAATAAATAATGTGCCTCTGGATtactgatgaagaagaagatgagaaaatcTGATGAATGTACCTACCGTATTGATCATAAATTTGAATCCTGTTATAACAGAGAAGAATGCCTTAAAAATACATTCAAAACATCTCCTTTCATATTCTTTACGAATTAGTGATTGCAGAGAGGTTATGCGATGTGATGTGAAAGTGAATAACTTAGGTTAGTGCGGCAGTGTTCAGCGGAATCGAACATAATCGTGCACCTTACTATTgttaataaatatatgaatataccGACAAAAAGGTATGTTAGTCGTcagtttgtggtgatggtgggaagGGTTTGTGTTGTAGTACGGGGAGCTCCACGTCAGGCCTGGCAATCGCCACCAACACAGAACTGGCACCCGCTGCTGTAAACACAAACCCTCCCATCCACCCCAACACTGAAATGTACCTTTACGTAAATACTAACCTATACACTTATCAAAGTACTATAGGGGAATAAATACGTATGTAAAGTATGGTAAAGACATCataacaaggggaaaaaaatgtatgccATATTAATCATATACATTACATGCGATTCTTAACCCTcaaaatatataacaagaagTGGACTTGTTGACGCCTGTGGAGAGCGTGTGATGAAGGACACTCAAAGACACACTCCACGGCGAATGGTGATGACATCGTGGCGACCCCTGCGTCACTGCGCCTATAAGTGCTCCTCCATGACTAACACTCATGCATGCAGATCACCTTGCATGTAGATCCACTGCGTGAAAAAAGACGGGGAAGAACATTAACTTACTTTTCTTAATTGCAGCTACATGGGTGGGAGGAGGATACATCAACGGCACAGCGGAGAAGGTGTACGACAAGGGCCTCATCTGGTGCCAGGCGCCCTTTGGCTACGCTCTGTCGCTTgctgtgggtgagtgtgggaaAAGGTTCCAACTCCTGGTTCTGAGAAATAAAGCTCACATTCTGCGCTGCCCTTGATTTtttatgagaagagagagagagagagagagagagagagagagagagagagagagagagagagagagagacaggcccATCTAAAAGAGGACACCTATGAATGAGGTTACACGCGCCGATCTTGGCCACGTGGCGTCCGTCAGTGGCGGGAGGCGAGCCACAGGGCGACTCACTGATACGTACACCATTGAGCCTCAGATGCGGGTGAGTTCTGTCTGGGGCAAACACCTGATGAGGAACAGGAAACCCAATACAACAGTGAAAATTAAATTGACGATTTCAAAGATGCATATAAACACGCATTCCAAGTTACTTATACTTGACAGCTCTGTTGTTTATCAAGTGGTGCTGGGCGCCCGCCAGTCGCGTGCAAAACCAACATCCTCTCGTCTCCACATATAGCTCCATTTTAGGGCCATCAGAGAAACGCTGAacggctgaggaggaggaggtgcaggaggaggaggaggaaaatctatAGGTGACAGGGCCAAGTAGGTGCTTCAGGGTGCGAACGCAAGTGTAGTTATCGTTGAGTGAGATGTCAGGCTCTATGTAGCCTAAATTAAGTTACATCCATCATCGTCACCCGCGAGCTAGGGAATCGCAGAGTTAGGGAAGACCACCGGGTTTGGAGCGTCCACACAAGCAGAGAACTCTTGACCCGGCCTGCCAGAAATACCACTCAGGATAATGACTCTAGGAGAGGCTGTGAGACATGAAAGGCAAAAGAATGCCATCTGATGACAATGACCCTAAGAGAAATTGTGAGacatgacaaataaaaaaaaaaagctatttctTCAGATCAGCAGAACTAAAGAAACTCAATTGTGCcaactaaaaaaaatagaaaataagaataaaagatgtCTTGACATAATCCCACTCAAATAGATGGCTTTGGTCTAGTTACACTCGTCCAGTGACTTCCTAGGTTTCTCTAAGGCCATGTAGCAACTGCTCATGTTGACTTCTGTGTCACTGTTACTCCACTCATCCTTCAAAACAGTTCACGGCGGCAATGAAACGAGGATTACTTTTAGAACTTCTTACTTAaattttggatgtgtgtgtgtgtgtgtgtgtgtgtgtgtgtgtgtgtgtgagagagagagagagagagagagagagagagagagagagagagagagagaatgctataGTACGTTCTATCTTTCCTGTCGCTGATCCTAACGCATCTCTCCTCAAGGCGGCCTGTTCTTCGCCAAGCCGATGCGGGAGGCTGGCTACGTCACCATGCTGGACCCGCTGCAGCAGGCCTTTGGGCGGCGCATGGGCGGCATGCTCTACTTTCCGGCTCTGATGGGTGAAACGTTCTGGTCGGCGGCTATCCTATCTGCCCTTGGTGAGTCACTGTGGTTGCGTGGTGCAGTCACGTTTTCATGTTTGGAGCTCACCCAAGTTTGAGAATATTGTATTTTCCCCGCTGCGCGTTTCATTACTTATTGGTGGTCCAAGTGACCTAACACAGCGTGTGTACTTGTCTTTCTTCACTCGGTCACGTGGTCGCTGTCTCCCGCTGCCACACGTGTAGGCTCCACCTTGGCAGTCATCCTGGACATTGGCAATACTGTGTCAATCCTCGTTAGTGCTGCCATCGCTGTTTTCTACACCATATTTGGCGGCCTCTACTCCGTCGCTTACACGGACGTGATCCAGCTGTTCTGCATCTTCATCGGtctggtgagtggtgatgacaATGCCTGCTTTTGTCTCCTCATCCTGCGCTgctacgcacacacacttgcatacaGTGCACGTGTTAGGTGCATCTAaggatcatattctgaaacacttatgCGCCGCAcccaactattttcaaaagttttTAAACGAAACTACACGTGTTTTTAAAAGTTCCTTTTGTATGTTTTTAGTTTCTAATGACATATTAACatgatttccacattattaataGTGGAAATACTCTTCAGAACTCAGCTTAACATTACTACatcttttgaaaatagttgtggtgagagagcagcacctttcagaatacaggcttaAGTGCACTGACCACTCCTGATAAACTTCCATGAGTATGATAAACACAACAAGAATGGTCATGGTAAAGCGAGGCTGTCTTTAACTGATTTCAGTGTTGGTTTGAGTCCGAGGATTTGTCTGGCACACATATAATGAGAGACATTTGTTAGTTAGCTGATCAATAGTAATTAGCTACTGCTGGCGCCTCCCTTACGATGTAATTGTGCCCCCTGCAGTGGATCACCGTGCCCTTCGCCATGATGCACGAGTCGGTGGGGTCCCTTGCCCTCAACGAGACTGATTGGCTAGGCTCCATTGAGCCCACCTCACCAGAATGGGGCCTCTGGATCGACTACTGGCTTCTGCTCATCTGTGGCGGCATCCCGTGGCAGGTGAGCagctctgtctgtctctttctttgtctatcaTCCATCTAGCCAGCAAGTGTATGATCCAGTCTAGGAGACTATAGAAAACTTTAAATGTTAACAAACAAACTACAAAACtatttaaaaagaaatgatgcGAAATTAGATATTGTAGAATAGATTTTTTGGAAGATAATAAACTCCTACATGAGAGAAGAATACTAACAAACAAACTAAGTAATttgatataaaaagaaacattgatTCAATGCAGAGATCATAATCACTGATTCATCTAATAACGTCTGTCGTGAGAATCTCGGACTatggacataaaaaaacaatCCTGGAAAACTTTACAGCAATAACATGCAGGCTTAGTGAAAGTCTTCCTAGATACGATGGACAAAAAAGAGAGTTGGAGATCAAAGTTGCTCTGAACCTGAcccagtgttgtgtggtgtgcagGTGTACTTCCAGAGAGTGCTGTCCTGCCAGACCCCGACTCACGCCAGGATGCTCTCCTACGCGGCGTCCATCGGCTGCCTCTTGAGTGCAGTGCCAGCGTGTATTATCGGTGCTATTGCTAAGGCCACAGGTGACGTTATTCCTCCTTCTGGGTCATTCATAATTGTTATTCTTACTCTCTCTGATTTGTGAAGAAATGAACGTGTGGACTTAATTTTGGATAAGGAAATTGTTGTGGACAATTGAGGTTATGAGTTTCAAGTTCGTGGTAGAAAATATCTTTGTTGTATTGAAGAACTTAATTAGTCCAATTGTGGTTGATATCCCACAATTGAATATCTTATAATTCATACAGGTTTTTACAGGACTTTTCCCACACCAATCTGATTCAGGGATTTATTCTGGGAGCTCACAATCGTAAATCAAggcctcactttcctcttttccaattAATATTACGTTCTTGCAACAATCAACACAACAATCGCCGTTCAGTGCATGATGTTTACAATTTTAATCACAGACTGGAGCCAGACAGACTACGGCAAGACTCCCGAGGGCTACCAAGTGAAGCTGGTCCTGCCCCTTGTGATGCAGTACCTCACGCCCACGGTAAGGCCACTCTGCTCATGACTGTAGTGAAGGGGCAGCCTgcctcatccacccacccacctacacacacacacacacacacacacacacacaccccggtagctcagtggttagaacactgacttcacaagccagaggaccggggttcgattctccggccgggtggagatatttgggtgtgtctcctttcacgtgtagcccctgttcacctagcagtgagtaggtacgggatgtaaatcgaggagttgtgaccttgttgtcccggtgtgtgatgtgtgcgtggtctcaggcctatccgaagatcggaaataatgagctctgagctcgttccgtagggtaacg
Above is a genomic segment from Portunus trituberculatus isolate SZX2019 chromosome 40, ASM1759143v1, whole genome shotgun sequence containing:
- the LOC123515983 gene encoding high-affinity choline transporter 1-like isoform X2, with amino-acid sequence MMNIPGLAGIIVFYLLILGIGIYAAWRRRNKGGKSEEVMLAGRSIGPLVGILTMTATWVGGGYINGTAEKVYDKGLIWCQAPFGYALSLAVGGLFFAKPMREAGYVTMLDPLQQAFGRRMGGMLYFPALMGETFWSAAILSALGSTLAVILDIGNTVSILVSAAIAVFYTIFGGLYSVAYTDVIQLFCIFIGLWITVPFAMMHESVGSLALNETDWLGSIEPTSPEWGLWIDYWLLLICGGIPWQVYFQRVLSCQTPTHARMLSYAASIGCLLSAVPACIIGAIAKATDWSQTDYGKTPEGYQVKLVLPLVMQYLTPTWVAFLGLGAVSAAVMSSADSSVLSASSMFARNIFQNVFKQEATDREVIWVMRASIVVVAAIACTIGILINSIYYLFLVLPRTVWMCKSPAIQCIPRHLTRLCIYLVLRLILIHTETGRVFPHHHGGVLIPS